From Macadamia integrifolia cultivar HAES 741 unplaced genomic scaffold, SCU_Mint_v3 scaffold2754, whole genome shotgun sequence:
CTAGAAAGCAATAATAGCAACTCTGATGTGTTCTTCTTCAAGTATGATGGTCccaaaataatttatgatgcttCCTTGATAGTATCAGACTCAATATTTGAACTGGAGATATGAGACTTTTCTCCATATTTCTCTCCGTacctctgtttctgttttttcagttactttagtttattttctgaTTACTTGATTCATTCTACCATAATACCCATGTACTTGATCCTCCATTCTTCATTTCCAAGGCCCTTCATCGTTTATTTATAAAGACCACCATAAAAGACAATTTTTACTATTCaaattaaaccctaatttttttctttaatttcccaAAAACGCAAAACCTCCAATTTTAACCAAACTAGAAGTTTgaacagaattttttattttattttatttatttatttatttattttttgagatgGATAAGCACCATCACAACCAGGCAATATGTAAaccttttattgattttttttttttttggggggggtgggggggtgggttgtggggggtgggggagggaacTATGGATTCATTCACCTTTATTGGGGAAAAGtcatagaaaaagaaaactccAGGAAGGGACTGAGTAGAACCATCCACACTTTGGAAATGCTCAGTCACAGAGAACTGCACACAAAAAgcatttgaatttaaaatagaTGCCGCCAAAGAAACAACCGAAATAAGGTTCATGGATCAAAAACTTATTTATTACCTGGTTTGAATTGATTCTGCGCCCATTTCTGTTGGTGTATATTGTTGGTACAACCTGAACAAATCAAGATCTTTCATGAACTTAATTGCATAAAGCAATCCAGATTAAGGATGTATGTATATAGTAAgattaaaaaagtaaaacatgaaGTTAATTTTGCTTAATTAAAAGCCATATCACCCGGATGTGAGTGCGGGTTCATAATCTGATACGGACATGTGGTGTGCAACtcggaaaataaaaaaaaaacatgcaaGTGCAGGCTGGAGAAACTTCTTACCTTAATGAAATATTGGTACATTCCAGACCAAAACTGTTGCGTCCATGATATGCTACGATACTCACAAAGACAAAGCACATTAGAACCTTTAATTTACTTTTTATGATAAATGAATTTTATATAATGAGGAAAATATTTGAAGGGCAGGGAAGGTTTAGCAAAAGTAAAAGAGGATTATGATTAGGTAAATTCACAAGTGGATCAAAACTAACATGACCTTAATAGTCAGAGCCTGAAGTAAAACTTTATACAAACCAGTAATAACTTAGCTAACTAAACTAGTAAGATCATTCTTACCCATCAAGGGGATTGACAACACCAGGAATCTCTTTAACAGAGGATAGATGGTTTATTTTGTGGCTTATCTTGTGTCACAGAAACAAGGAATTCTAACTACCTCATATAGTTGCAATATCACAAATTAATGTAAAAGCACCGAATATTTTGACGAACATCAATGAAGATTCCAGAGAAAGTTTCCTCAGTTCAGATCATCTCCTCACATTGTAATTCTCTGCTTGAATTGGCAGTAACTCATGCACATGAATGTTCGATTGGTGAAAGCTTTTCCCTGGAGCAAAATGGAAATTTCCTGCCACTTTATTAATTTCCAAGAATCCATGGATGTTgcatccttctccttcttcctccttaaTATTTTGAATGAACCCCTCTCGCTTgcactgaatttttttttttacaaaatatcCTCAACAGCTAATCCaagcaaacaaaagaaattgaTATTGAAGTTTCAAAGTGTGTTTACCAATGAGAACATTCTAACATTTTCATGTTTCCATAGCCACTTTAGAAGATAATAAAAGAAACCCAACATGAAAGAAACCTgttaatcccaaaatagaagtaaataaaatcctaaaagatcctactAGCTTTaatcccaaattggatctggttcatctccATCTAGATACCCATATGGGTTTGAATTGGTCCAGGATTGTGCATCTGCATCACCTAGacctgatttcttctcttctcttttgttctctctcctctcttccccaGGACTTCTCCCTTCTCCTTATCCTTGCGATTTCCCTTACCAACCATTGTGAttccctttctttccttctatcTTAAGAGAAAACCCACTATCGGTAATCCTCTGATTGATCCCCActaattggtattagagccaaaaCTAGCCATGGATACCTTTGTTTTCAAGATTAAAGTTTCTTTTTCCAATGGAAAGACATCTTCTCTGTCAGGGCGAAGTGCGAATTTCTTTTTGCAGTCCATGGTAATGTTGTCAAGGCAAATGAGATCATTGTTGAATTCAAAGGTGATGGTTTTATGGAGTTTTCAATTTCTTCCTACTTTAATAGTGTTAGATAATGCATTTGCTTCTTCCAAACATGTCACCATAGTTGGTCAGTCTTGGATGGAAGAATGGAAAGTTGTCCTCGATCATGAAGGGAACTCATGTACGTTAAAGCCTCCCATCTACTGCAAACTATTGTCTTGAAAGGATTGTAGTGTGATAGCTCTTTAAAGCCAGTGAAAGCGACACCTACTGTGCAGTCACAAAAGGAATTGATTGATGATCCGATTGAAGA
This genomic window contains:
- the LOC122067198 gene encoding endoplasmic reticulum-Golgi intermediate compartment protein 3-like isoform X1 yields the protein MDSWKLIKWQEISILLQGKAFTNRTFMCMSYCQFKQRITIISWTQQFWSGMYQYFIKVVPTIYTNRNGRRINSNQVTFTEEKESLLHFLTNICAIVGGMFTLSGIVDTYTYHGQLAMKKVQVILIRERPTIVLLFR